The DNA window CTGGACCCCACGCGCCCGCAAAGCGTGTTGGCCCGCAATGCCGTGGACGATGCCTTGCAGCGTGCCGCCGGCCGGCGCGACGCTGCGGAAATTAGCTCCGTCAACGTCGACGAACCGGGGGGCCGGTACATTGATTTTTTGGTGCCCGGACTGTTGGGCGTGAATTTGCTGGGGGGCGGGATGTGGGGCGTCGGCTTTGTGACCGTGGAAATGCGGATTCGAAAACTGCTCAAACGGTTTTTGGCCACGCCGATGAAAAAATGGCAGTTCTTGATTTCGGTGATGTCCAGCCGCTTCATTTTTTCCGTGGTTCAGGCCCTGATTTTGCTCATTTTTGCGGAATATGCATTCGGCGTACCCAACCGCGGCAGCCCGGTGACGCTGGCGCTGTTAATTGTGTTGGGTTCCGTCATGTTCTTTGGCATTGGGCTGTTGCTGGCCAGCCGCGTTAAAACCCAGGATGCCATTTTTGGATTGATGAACCTGGTGCAAATTCCGATGTGGATTTTGTCGGGCATTTTCTTTTCGTCGGACCGATTTCCCGAGGCAATGCAGCCGTTCATCAAGGCGCTGCCACTGACTCCGCTGATCAACTCGCTGAGGGCGGTCATGCTCGAAGGGGCCACGCTGACATCGCAAATTGGAGCGATTGGCATTATGGCCGCATGGGCCATTGTGAGCTTCGCTCTGGCGCTGCGATTGTTTCGCTGGCGCTAAAGTGCGCCGTAAAGATCGGCGGCACTCCACCGCCGAAGGCCATTCCCGGGCCGCGTCATTGTGGAAATAGCTTGCCGATAATGTCGGCCATACGGTAGCCGGC is part of the Pirellulales bacterium genome and encodes:
- a CDS encoding ABC transporter permease, whose amino-acid sequence is MLPDQITRRYWPLGQMIACRMREFAREPEAWIWTYGFPIIVTIALGIAFRNQPATQIAVDVVDNPQAAATLQALAATPQTSSGTDTQQPTSTNTQKFKAEIFSPEQAQLRLRTGKTDIVVVAEKADQAVPHYEYRLDPTRPQSVLARNAVDDALQRAAGRRDAAEISSVNVDEPGGRYIDFLVPGLLGVNLLGGGMWGVGFVTVEMRIRKLLKRFLATPMKKWQFLISVMSSRFIFSVVQALILLIFAEYAFGVPNRGSPVTLALLIVLGSVMFFGIGLLLASRVKTQDAIFGLMNLVQIPMWILSGIFFSSDRFPEAMQPFIKALPLTPLINSLRAVMLEGATLTSQIGAIGIMAAWAIVSFALALRLFRWR